A part of Chitinivorax tropicus genomic DNA contains:
- the cas8c gene encoding type I-C CRISPR-associated protein Cas8c/Csd1, with translation MILHALMEYYQRKTRDPDSQLAPSGFEWKEIPFLIVLDAAGKLVQIEDTRTPHGKKLRARSFLVPQAVKKTSGIAANLMWDNAEYVLGVPIKGKPERVAEQHAAFKARLASLPQDEPAMQAVQAFLAALPMAELASQPEWEELRTTNPNLCFKLLGDTDTICDRSALIDAVHAANNDTPDDAVQGLCLVTGEHTQIERLHPAIKGVWGSQSTGANIVSFNQRAFESYGKELRQGENAPVGKQAVFAYTTALNHLLGKDSVQRVQVGDASTVFWADRPCELETQLPLFINDPPKDNPDACTQAVKALLKSIQKGALPSLEEPRRFYVLGLSPNVARLSVRYWHHGTVVEMSQRWATWFSDLQIDHAVYEQDCLPLFRLLLATATQDKADNIPNGLAGDIMRAILTGSVYPATMLQAVIRRIHATQTVTYARAALLKAYLNRLARQAASHQEEITVSLNTENKHTGYLLGRLFAVLERVQEEAHDRTLSATIRDRFYGAASTTPVTVFPNLIKLSMHHQTKMEKKQSKEVSQCLQVLEGCFDEIFEKINDISGFPSHMSIEEQGYFAIGYFQQRQVLPRCKNSEQGETA, from the coding sequence ATGATCCTGCATGCCTTGATGGAATATTACCAACGTAAAACCCGCGACCCGGACAGCCAGCTGGCCCCGTCTGGCTTCGAGTGGAAGGAGATCCCGTTCCTGATTGTGTTGGATGCCGCCGGCAAGCTGGTACAGATCGAAGACACCCGCACCCCGCATGGTAAAAAGCTGCGGGCGCGCTCCTTTCTGGTGCCGCAAGCAGTGAAAAAGACCTCGGGCATTGCCGCCAACCTGATGTGGGATAACGCAGAGTACGTGCTGGGGGTGCCGATCAAGGGTAAGCCCGAACGTGTGGCTGAGCAGCATGCTGCTTTCAAGGCGCGGCTGGCCAGCCTGCCGCAAGACGAGCCCGCGATGCAGGCCGTGCAAGCCTTTCTGGCTGCGCTGCCGATGGCGGAGCTGGCCAGCCAGCCGGAGTGGGAGGAGCTGCGCACCACCAACCCCAACCTGTGTTTCAAGCTGCTGGGCGACACCGACACCATTTGCGACCGGTCTGCCTTGATCGATGCCGTTCACGCTGCCAACAACGACACCCCTGACGATGCAGTCCAGGGCCTTTGTCTGGTGACGGGCGAGCACACACAGATTGAGCGCCTTCACCCAGCCATCAAGGGCGTATGGGGCAGTCAATCAACTGGCGCCAATATCGTGTCATTCAATCAACGGGCGTTCGAGTCATATGGCAAGGAGCTGCGCCAGGGTGAGAATGCCCCGGTTGGCAAGCAGGCGGTGTTTGCCTACACCACCGCACTCAATCACCTGCTGGGTAAGGATTCCGTGCAACGGGTGCAGGTGGGCGACGCCAGCACGGTGTTCTGGGCCGATCGCCCATGCGAGCTGGAAACGCAGCTGCCGCTATTTATCAACGACCCACCCAAAGACAACCCGGATGCCTGCACCCAGGCCGTCAAGGCATTGCTGAAAAGTATTCAGAAAGGTGCTTTGCCGTCGTTGGAGGAGCCCCGCCGCTTTTATGTGCTGGGGCTGTCACCGAATGTGGCGCGCCTGTCAGTCCGCTATTGGCATCATGGCACGGTGGTTGAGATGTCACAGCGTTGGGCGACCTGGTTCAGTGATCTGCAGATCGACCATGCGGTGTACGAGCAAGACTGCCTGCCGCTGTTCCGGCTGTTGTTGGCCACCGCCACGCAGGACAAAGCGGACAACATCCCCAACGGTTTGGCGGGCGATATCATGCGCGCCATCCTCACCGGTAGCGTCTACCCGGCCACCATGCTGCAGGCGGTGATCCGTCGCATCCACGCCACGCAGACGGTCACTTATGCCCGCGCGGCGCTGCTCAAGGCTTATTTGAACCGGCTGGCACGCCAAGCAGCCAGCCATCAGGAGGAAATCACTGTGTCACTGAATACCGAGAACAAGCACACCGGCTATCTGCTGGGGCGGCTGTTTGCCGTGCTGGAGCGCGTGCAGGAAGAAGCCCACGATCGCACGCTGAGTGCCACCATCCGCGATCGCTTCTATGGCGCGGCCAGCACCACGCCGGTCACTGTCTTCCCAAATCTGATCAAATTGTCTATGCATCACCAGACCAAGATGGAGAAAAAGCAAAGCAAAGAAGTTTCGCAATGTCTCCAGGTTTTGGAGGGTTGTTTTGATGAGATTTTTGAAAAAATCAATGACATAAGTGGATTTCCTTCACATATGTCCATCGAAGAACAAGGTTATTTCGCTATCGGCTATTTCCAGCAGCGACAAGTATTGCCTAGGTGTAAAAATTCGGAACAAGGAGAAACAGCGTGA